ACAGTAGGAGTATAGATGCCGTTGATTTGCGGAGTCTCTTTTTCCCGGTCTGACTTCTCGGGTTCACATTTCGTCTTGGAAGGCGCGGAGATAATAACCGAATTTCTCTGTACTTGCTCCCTCGCGCTTGAATCAAAGTGTCGGTTATTAGAGCCAGGATCTGATGCTAGACGAGAAGTTGAAAACGATTGAAGAGACACGACCTTAAGAATATTATTCAAAGACGTTGTTTCTCCATAGTGTGGTGTGCTTCTACAACAATAAACAGAGCGGATCTCGTCCTCGCTTTCCCCTTCATTGATTTGCTGTCTCCTTTCGGTTGGATAACTGTCCTCGTCTTCACTCTCTGTTTCGGATTTCGAACGCTTAACGCACCTTCGCTTACATTCCTTCGTTTCTTCGCTCATTGTGAATCGTATTTTGCGTGCTTTTTCCCTCCCTCAGATCGTGGTAAAGTCTGGAGGGTTCAGGAAGCGAAAGGCTATTGTGAACTTGTACCTTTGACTCAACGATTACGTCATTGCATAACGAAGGTGTACGCATGCTCGTCCAATGATTGTCTGTCTCACCGCTTTACACCTAACCGTAGTTAGTTTGAAAAGTAGATAGCAGCAAAGCCCCCCCGCCCCTGAGGTCTCTGACAGAGGTTCGCTCAATTATTCACAATTTATTTATGCAAAATTTAACCAATTTTTCACGCTGTGACaagtttgactttttgttggCAAACGCctggccaaaataaacacagaaatggttGCGGCCACCATACCAGAGAGCGATGAAATCCTTTTTTCTAGGAAAATTAAAGCCCTTTCTTTGGAAAATTTGTCATTCCCTATTTTAGGGAGGGGGTACGGCCCTGAACTATTTTGAAATACTGTGAAATTATCAACATGGCATTTACCATTAATTAACATTTTCCAAAGTCCCGATTTTCGTGCCAGTCAAGGGCACAGTGGCAATGTGAAATTGTtcttacattttgcgttataTCATTACGCGATGGGATTACGATTTTGGTTAGTTATTTCTTTGGGGCCTAACGAGGCCCCCTCAATATTTATAATTTCTGTGCCCGAAACTACGAATTCGGCTGCATGTAAGCAACTGAAATATTGGGTCACACAAACATTGTATTCTATACCTCTGCTTATTGTCTTTGTCGTCTAGACCCCTATTGGCATAAAATCGAGATCCCAAAAATTGATTTCTAGTAGCTGCCTGAGGCCAGCCTGGGGCGCTTTCAATGCCTTAGACTCGACTATGTCGTGACTACACTTTCGCAGCCTAATATTCTAGCTGCAAGGAGATATATGTCTTGTGAACCTCAATAAGTTATTGGCTATTTTTTTGTCGGgcaattttttgttgttgctgtttttaaGTATAAGTattacttttaaaaaaaaactctacaTAGGTTTTTGTCTTCTCAATCGGGCGAGTGTAACTTAAGAATATCCTTTACAAAACGCGGCTTCCATTGATTACAAAAGAGAGCCTAAAAACAAGCAACCCCCACCCTACTCAAGCCCATATCTTTCCTACGGGCCTGACAAGAGATCTCCCGCTAAACTCTCTCAGCGACGTGGACACTAATGACGAGGGGGGGAAATTCTTGGAGGCAGGTTATCAGTGATACGAGCTTTAGCTGAAGCAATACGGCTGTTGAAATGCCCGGTATTCAATACCATTCGCTCCACGCTTATCGATCAGATACCAGCTATTTTACCCCCTTGCACGGCCTTATCTGACAGTCTTCGGGGGGTATAAACTTGAGATTTTATCAGCAATAAGTTCCCCTACTGACGATAGAGGCCATGCAATGAATTATAAGCCGCGCTGGGATCGTTAGAGTGACAGAGTTGACGACATATGGTTCACGTGGCAAATTGAGCGGGGAAACTACAGGTCACGTTACATGGGGCCGTGATGCGAAGTCAAAAGGAGCTGAAAGTTATTCTGGCGCTGCTCGTATGGGGCTAAGAAACGCgattcattcatttttttttatttttttcgctcGATGCCAGCACGAGGTCTATCGAGTTTTCTTATCCTCACGTAGGACAGGAATATATATGGTGGTAATTAGGGGGTATCtgagagaaaataaaaaatatatttttctatgAGTAATGGTaatttaccccccccccccccccccccttcccggGAAAAACACAACTTCCCAAGTTGTGtagaaacaaaaatacaaaaaacttGCTATTGGCAAACTAGTATACAGATCCACAACATTGGCATTTCGGCGAGTTACCTGGGCGAGTTATCTGAGGTTTATTAGAATTGACTATATAAGATGACTTCCTAAAACAGGTATCACAGGCGTGGAAATACCTGACCATTCTCAGCGGAAGCGGGAGGACTTAATGACTTCACAGCATTCTGGTATCCCGACACAACTCGGGGCGTGGATAAAGAACACACCAATATGACGTAGATAAAAATGACTACATCTGAAGATTATATGATCCTGGTATTTTTATAATCCTATGTGGAGATAACCGCAGCCCTTTTTCTTGCATAGTACgaatttataataaataagaCAGCTATACTGGGCAATGATTCTAGACAAAAGCGATAAAGCTTTAGGTCTAAATCATTGCCCAGTATTTCTCTTTTGCGTTTGAGAGCGTGTGTCTGTCCCCACCGCATTTCAATTGGTAGATCCGCCACCTGAACAGGTAGATCCCCTAAAAATGCTGTACATCGGGGTATCGGCCTCATGAAATTCTCCTGGAATAAAAGATTCTCAATGGTCGTCGACACGTAATATGCGCTTTTCTTACAAAATCACAAAGTTTCTGACGTTTTGCATTCGGTTTTCCTCCTCCATTTCAGACAAGAGTTGGCTATTCGAGAAATAATGTGAATGCTAACAGCGCTTCTTGATTAAACAAAATGTCATTTAAGTATTTCGTGTGTTAAAATGTGAATAACATTATCGAAATGGAATAATATTATCGAAAATCAGGACCAGAAAAGGCGGTTACCGCAAGGAGGGCTTGCTGGGAACCAGAGGGGCTAGGAAACAGTGGCACGTTTTGGGACTAGAAGATAAAGTCAAACGAACATAGCAAGTAGCTAATCAGAATGGTGCTAAATGAGGATGATTTATCAGAATGGTGCTAAATGAGGATTTCTATTATGAGAAAAGTTATCTTAGAGATTCGAAGACGCATATTCTTAGAATAACACCGGAGATTGCATCGCAAGTGGATAAGATCGCCGCTTATATAGCGTCCGTTGTTATGGAATAGATGGATGGTGCAGTATTAGCATTGAACTTGGCGTTTCAATGAAGCAGCCATAGAGCTGCTATCGCTAACAAAATCGTGTCCTTACACGGGTATTCCATGTGCTAGCACTGATATGTCATAAGCTCTATTCATCTGGGACTATCTGTTTACACAGCTAAAGGTCGGTTCCCGAGATCTACTACAAAACATACAACTACAAGAAAACATATGAAAAACTCATTAACGTTTTGTCACCGTTCCGAATATCAGCTAGCACCTGTGCCCCGAATTCTGACACGTCTAGCTTTGTGTAAACTTATTGTCGATTCTAAGAGAAGTATATTGTGGTTGTTGTTTTGACATTGGGGAAATTGTCGTTCCTTTAACGCGAATTCCTTTGCTTCGGTAACAGAGAGTTCCGTGTCAATAGTTAAGACTTGACACCAAAATGCATGGAATTTCGTCAATACTTTTTGTCAaccttgtgttttttgtttattacaGGGTCTATTTTAGATTACAACGCATCTGACTTAGAAGCAGGTACTTTAAATCAAAGCAAACCTGTTGAGATTTTGAGAGCGAATTACGAAAAACAATCAGACTGTTTACTGTTTATTTAAGCAATCTTTATAACTATGGAAGCTTGACAAATTTTAGAAATCTCTAAAGTGGAGTTCTAAGCGTTTGAGTATATGAGACATATATTTTTGACCTCATAATCACGAATACATCTTATTAGCACCTATTTCATACTATGACAAATTTAATACAATTTCGAAAAGCGTGAACAGCAACTAAACAAGAAAGCTTAACACCTCTTTCATATTGTAACGGGATTTGTTTAGGGGCGTACGTTATCTGTATTGTGTGTAAAAGGTTGTAATCAAAAACTTGTTCAGCGCGTCGGTACATCCCATTGCCTTCCGCACGTTTGTTAAATGCGTCAGTAAAACGTACACGTTATAAATAACCCTGTCAGTCCCAGGAAATTTACTCCTCCGTCGATTTAACACTGACCAATAAAGCCAAGAAGTGTCAAACATCAGGGTTTCCGCTCTCTAGTCAGtcagtttacaaaagaagctGTCCTGGTTAAACTAACAAAAATAgcgcaaaaacaaatacaaaagcTTCGTGCATCATCACTGTGAATGCTTTCCAGATCTTGCCAAAATATCTAAATAAATCGTTAAGCGTTAAACCTCgaaaataatattaatcaTCGCTCCCGAGTAAAAAGATACAAGAGTATAATTTGCGCCGTCAATCAATATTTCAGTGGGTCCGCCACGCAGAAACAAGATACTCTTACGAATAATTGAAAGTGAACTTGGTTTACTTTGCAGGATAATTGCCTAAGTGTAAGTTAAGATAACTAGAGCAGAAAGGTTAGCCGGAAACCAGATCGAAATGCAAGCATTTTGATATTGGCGAAGCATACATCGTTTTAACATACCTGGGATTGAGTTAAGGACACAAGACTTGTTAGCCAACACAACAGAGATATCCTCATGTTACGCTCGACTCCTCCGAGCGCCGTGCTCTTTTTCGACGAGCTGGTCCCAAGTCGTATAGTCGTTCAGTAAGAGGAATTTGTCCGAACTGCGTATCTAGTTACGTCGCTTGAACGGCAATGTTCTGTCTTCAGTTCTATGAGAATAATCAAAACAAACTTGATGAGCCGCTCGAAAATGCCATGGGAGTTTTCCAGGCTATAATATTCGGCGACATGCAGGGTTTTGTAGCACGGTGCTTACACGTGAAAGTGACTGGAAGAGTTGAAGACTGCGTTAGATCACACCCTGCAGATCGCTAGAACGGATAAGGCCCGAGCGTGTGCCCTCGCGTTATCTCATAAGTCATGCTATTTGCCTTATCTCTACGAGTAACAATAATTGCTAACAGAGGCCGTGAAGTGCGTGTCTGTTCCTAAGATAAGGCCAGATTAGaatttatgtttgttttcgcggGCTTTCTGAGCTGGACGTGGGATGCGCAAGGAATGTGTCGGAAGCTCATTTCATGCCCGAAGACAGCGGAACTTACTTTCTACAAGGTGTGggcaacataaaaaaatataccgACGTGTGAATTCATATCAAGTCGACACTAGCTAAGGACAGCTTGAGTACTCCATTTAAACATCAATTATGCGATGTGAAAAACCATTAATGAGAGTAGCCGGAAAATCAGGAATGGAACACGGATCCGTCGGAAGGTTGATTGGGCGCTTATCATTATCTGTGTCATCTTTCGGCTTGTTTTAATGAGAGACAGCAATTTACGTGTCCAAAGGTCGTTGAATCAGTGCTTTGAACTTTCAGGCATTTCCCGGTGACAGATGACGGCAGTGATAGACATTGAGATATCCTAAATGTTGCAAATTAAAACCAAATATAGGGAATGGGTAGTAAGAAATTACTATATTTAAAGTA
The sequence above is a segment of the Nematostella vectensis chromosome 2, jaNemVect1.1, whole genome shotgun sequence genome. Coding sequences within it:
- the LOC5514360 gene encoding thyrotroph embryonic factor; translated protein: MSEETKECKRRCVKRSKSETESEDEDSYPTERRQQINEGESEDEIRSVYCCRSTPHYGETTSLNNILKVVSLQSFSTSRLASDPGSNNRHFDSSAREQVQRNSVIISAPSKTKCEPEKSDREKETPQINGIYTPTVFNTKSSSRGKRTEKHFNNNKDNKYWEKRQRNNASAKRSRDARRVRELECQIRAEFLEEENHKYKVENEMLREENERLLKIIESFNNKQ